The following coding sequences are from one Dreissena polymorpha isolate Duluth1 chromosome 8, UMN_Dpol_1.0, whole genome shotgun sequence window:
- the LOC127841640 gene encoding folate receptor gamma-like isoform X2 → MMVHAKDDIRTRLPFRTRRMLSFCFILVLVVMLGTSYGNRLAGLSTLDDYMNICMDGIIHKDKPTPEAELFQKCTPWKDRSCCTKEITESLHINATWYNFNWNHCPQPLSPKCKGRFQQDLCFYECSPNVGPWLVKVDGMKIRKERFVDVPLCQSECDAWWEDCRDDFTCTDNWSRNFNWTTGTSQCPTGSYCLTFNEMFKNSTNFCEKVWDHSWKVVNNTDPDGCFVMWWQQDAENPNYQVAKDRALKLLQASSSLTVNVSNCFFVFVAILVVVIR, encoded by the exons GACCAGGAGGATGCTTTCATTCTGCTTCATTCTGGTTCTGGTGGTAATGCTGGGGACATCTTATGGTAACAGACTGGCAGGACTGTCAACTCTGGATGACTACATGAATATCTGCATGGATGGCATCATTCACAAGGACAAGCCCACCCCAGAAGCAGAGCTGTTTCAAAAA TGCACCCCATGGAAGGACCGCAGCTGCTGTACAAAGGAGATAACTGAAAGCTTGCACATTAATGCCACCTGGTATAACTTCAACTGGAACCACTGCCCGCAGCCATTGTCCCCCAAGTGCAAGGGCCGCTTTCAGCAGGATCTGTGTTTCTACGAGTGTTCACCTAATGTTGGGCCATGGCTTGTAAAG GTTGATGGAATGAAGATTCGCAAGGAGCGCTTCGTGGATGTGCCCCTATGTCAGTCCGAGTGTGATGCATGGTGGGAAGACTGTAGAGATGATTTCACGTGCACTGATAACTGGTCGCGTAACTTCAATTGGACTACAG GTACATCCCAATGCCCCACAGGCTCATATTGCCTCACATTCAACGAAATGTTCAAGAATTCAACAAACTTCTGTGAGAAAGTCTGGGACCATTCATGGAAGGTGGTCAACAATACCGATCCTGATGGCTGCTTTGTGATGTGGTGGCAGCAAGATGCAGAAAACCCTAACTACCAGGTTGCGAAAGACCGGGCCCTGAAACTCCTTCAAGCTTCCTCATCATTGACTGTTAACGTCTCCAATTGTTTTTTTGTCTTTGTTGCCATTTTGGTGGTTGTGATTAGGTAA
- the LOC127841640 gene encoding folate receptor gamma-like isoform X3: MMTRRMLSFCFILVLVVMLGTSYGNRLAGLSTLDDYMNICMDGIIHKDKPTPEAELFQKCTPWKDRSCCTKEITESLHINATWYNFNWNHCPQPLSPKCKGRFQQDLCFYECSPNVGPWLVKVDGMKIRKERFVDVPLCQSECDAWWEDCRDDFTCTDNWSRNFNWTTGTSQCPTGSYCLTFNEMFKNSTNFCEKVWDHSWKVVNNTDPDGCFVMWWQQDAENPNYQVAKDRALKLLQASSSLTVNVSNCFFVFVAILVVVIR; the protein is encoded by the exons GACCAGGAGGATGCTTTCATTCTGCTTCATTCTGGTTCTGGTGGTAATGCTGGGGACATCTTATGGTAACAGACTGGCAGGACTGTCAACTCTGGATGACTACATGAATATCTGCATGGATGGCATCATTCACAAGGACAAGCCCACCCCAGAAGCAGAGCTGTTTCAAAAA TGCACCCCATGGAAGGACCGCAGCTGCTGTACAAAGGAGATAACTGAAAGCTTGCACATTAATGCCACCTGGTATAACTTCAACTGGAACCACTGCCCGCAGCCATTGTCCCCCAAGTGCAAGGGCCGCTTTCAGCAGGATCTGTGTTTCTACGAGTGTTCACCTAATGTTGGGCCATGGCTTGTAAAG GTTGATGGAATGAAGATTCGCAAGGAGCGCTTCGTGGATGTGCCCCTATGTCAGTCCGAGTGTGATGCATGGTGGGAAGACTGTAGAGATGATTTCACGTGCACTGATAACTGGTCGCGTAACTTCAATTGGACTACAG GTACATCCCAATGCCCCACAGGCTCATATTGCCTCACATTCAACGAAATGTTCAAGAATTCAACAAACTTCTGTGAGAAAGTCTGGGACCATTCATGGAAGGTGGTCAACAATACCGATCCTGATGGCTGCTTTGTGATGTGGTGGCAGCAAGATGCAGAAAACCCTAACTACCAGGTTGCGAAAGACCGGGCCCTGAAACTCCTTCAAGCTTCCTCATCATTGACTGTTAACGTCTCCAATTGTTTTTTTGTCTTTGTTGCCATTTTGGTGGTTGTGATTAGGTAA
- the LOC127841640 gene encoding folate receptor gamma-like isoform X1, whose translation MMVHAKDDIRTRLPFRVHAKDNIRRLPFRTRRMLSFCFILVLVVMLGTSYGNRLAGLSTLDDYMNICMDGIIHKDKPTPEAELFQKCTPWKDRSCCTKEITESLHINATWYNFNWNHCPQPLSPKCKGRFQQDLCFYECSPNVGPWLVKVDGMKIRKERFVDVPLCQSECDAWWEDCRDDFTCTDNWSRNFNWTTGTSQCPTGSYCLTFNEMFKNSTNFCEKVWDHSWKVVNNTDPDGCFVMWWQQDAENPNYQVAKDRALKLLQASSSLTVNVSNCFFVFVAILVVVIR comes from the exons GACCAGGAGGATGCTTTCATTCTGCTTCATTCTGGTTCTGGTGGTAATGCTGGGGACATCTTATGGTAACAGACTGGCAGGACTGTCAACTCTGGATGACTACATGAATATCTGCATGGATGGCATCATTCACAAGGACAAGCCCACCCCAGAAGCAGAGCTGTTTCAAAAA TGCACCCCATGGAAGGACCGCAGCTGCTGTACAAAGGAGATAACTGAAAGCTTGCACATTAATGCCACCTGGTATAACTTCAACTGGAACCACTGCCCGCAGCCATTGTCCCCCAAGTGCAAGGGCCGCTTTCAGCAGGATCTGTGTTTCTACGAGTGTTCACCTAATGTTGGGCCATGGCTTGTAAAG GTTGATGGAATGAAGATTCGCAAGGAGCGCTTCGTGGATGTGCCCCTATGTCAGTCCGAGTGTGATGCATGGTGGGAAGACTGTAGAGATGATTTCACGTGCACTGATAACTGGTCGCGTAACTTCAATTGGACTACAG GTACATCCCAATGCCCCACAGGCTCATATTGCCTCACATTCAACGAAATGTTCAAGAATTCAACAAACTTCTGTGAGAAAGTCTGGGACCATTCATGGAAGGTGGTCAACAATACCGATCCTGATGGCTGCTTTGTGATGTGGTGGCAGCAAGATGCAGAAAACCCTAACTACCAGGTTGCGAAAGACCGGGCCCTGAAACTCCTTCAAGCTTCCTCATCATTGACTGTTAACGTCTCCAATTGTTTTTTTGTCTTTGTTGCCATTTTGGTGGTTGTGATTAGGTAA
- the LOC127841640 gene encoding folate receptor gamma-like isoform X4, whose translation MLSFCFILVLVVMLGTSYGNRLAGLSTLDDYMNICMDGIIHKDKPTPEAELFQKCTPWKDRSCCTKEITESLHINATWYNFNWNHCPQPLSPKCKGRFQQDLCFYECSPNVGPWLVKVDGMKIRKERFVDVPLCQSECDAWWEDCRDDFTCTDNWSRNFNWTTGTSQCPTGSYCLTFNEMFKNSTNFCEKVWDHSWKVVNNTDPDGCFVMWWQQDAENPNYQVAKDRALKLLQASSSLTVNVSNCFFVFVAILVVVIR comes from the exons ATGCTTTCATTCTGCTTCATTCTGGTTCTGGTGGTAATGCTGGGGACATCTTATGGTAACAGACTGGCAGGACTGTCAACTCTGGATGACTACATGAATATCTGCATGGATGGCATCATTCACAAGGACAAGCCCACCCCAGAAGCAGAGCTGTTTCAAAAA TGCACCCCATGGAAGGACCGCAGCTGCTGTACAAAGGAGATAACTGAAAGCTTGCACATTAATGCCACCTGGTATAACTTCAACTGGAACCACTGCCCGCAGCCATTGTCCCCCAAGTGCAAGGGCCGCTTTCAGCAGGATCTGTGTTTCTACGAGTGTTCACCTAATGTTGGGCCATGGCTTGTAAAG GTTGATGGAATGAAGATTCGCAAGGAGCGCTTCGTGGATGTGCCCCTATGTCAGTCCGAGTGTGATGCATGGTGGGAAGACTGTAGAGATGATTTCACGTGCACTGATAACTGGTCGCGTAACTTCAATTGGACTACAG GTACATCCCAATGCCCCACAGGCTCATATTGCCTCACATTCAACGAAATGTTCAAGAATTCAACAAACTTCTGTGAGAAAGTCTGGGACCATTCATGGAAGGTGGTCAACAATACCGATCCTGATGGCTGCTTTGTGATGTGGTGGCAGCAAGATGCAGAAAACCCTAACTACCAGGTTGCGAAAGACCGGGCCCTGAAACTCCTTCAAGCTTCCTCATCATTGACTGTTAACGTCTCCAATTGTTTTTTTGTCTTTGTTGCCATTTTGGTGGTTGTGATTAGGTAA